A window of bacterium genomic DNA:
AGCTCCGCCAGGTCGTGCTTGCCGATCGCGTCGCGGAGCGCCGTCTGCGCGGCGAGGATCACCGCCTGCTCGTAGTCCTGCACCTCGAGCGCGGCGCGCTCCGCGTCGTACACCACCCAGAACGCGATCGCGTCCACGTCCACCGGCACGGTGTCCCGCGTCAGGCACGATTCGGCGCCGAACGCGGTGGTGCGAATGCGCTGATCAATATGGTAGCCCACGCGGTCCACGACCGGGATCACGAAGAACAGCCCGGGGCCCCGCAGCCCCTTGTAGCGGCCCAGCCGCAGCACCACCGCCTTCTCCCACTGGTCCGCGTACTTGATGGACGAGCCGAGGAGGAGGCCGGCAATCGCCGCGGCCACGCCCGCGATCGGCAGGGCGAGCCCCAGGGCGGCAAGCCCGCCGAGCACGGCGCCGCCGCCCAGCAGCCCCGCCGCAATGGCGGGCAACGGGTAGCGCGTGTCGTTCGGCGAGCCGCCCCGCGCCGGCTGCAAACCCGTTTGCGCGACGTCGCGCCGCTTCGTCGGCGCCGGTACCATCCCGGGAACGATCGCCATCGTCTCACTCCATCATGGTTCCGGTCCGTCCATTTCACGCCCGGCCACCGTGCGGTACTCGGCGAGCGCGTCCAGGAGATCGTCCAGGCTGAAGCCGAGCTCTCGGGTCCGAGCGACCACCTCGCGGCACAGTGCGGCGAACGCCCGCCGGCGCTCCTGCTCCTCCGCAGACGGTGGATCGAGCCGCACGAACGTCCCCTCGCCCGGCCGCGTCCGGATCACGCCGCGCCGCTCCAGCTCCGCGTACGCCCGCTCCACACTCCGCGGGCTCACGCTCAGCGCGATCGCGAGCTGCCGTGCAGTCGGCAGCCGCGCGCCGGTGGGCAGCCACCCCATCACCACGCTCTCCCACAGCTCCTCGACGATCAGGTGCGCCACCGGCTCGCCGCCGCCCGCCGCGAGGCGCCGGGAGAGCCGCTGGACGATCGGGTCTCGGGGATCCGGCACACGCTGCTCCAGTGGCTTCGCTGTCCATTACGAACGGGACCGCTCCCGTGTTTACCAACCTGCCCTGGCATCGGGCGACGGGCAAGGAGCGGCGGGAGCGCGCACAACGCCCGCTCCCGCCGTCGTTCGTCCGTGAACACGCCGGCCGCGGGACCATCGGCCCCGCGGCCCCCCTTTCACCCGTCTCGCCCCAGCGCCCCGCCCGTCGTCATCTCGGCCCCCACCGGCTCCGCCGCCTGCTCCTCCCGCGCCATCTGCTTCCAGCGCTCGATCTCCTCGGCGAACTCGCCGGCAAGGCGCATCAGGTCGAGCGTATCGGGAGACGTGCTCTGCGCGACCCTCGACTCCACACGCTCCAGGCTCACCTGCGCCTTCCGGTAACCCGGGTCCGCATCCAGCGCCGCCCGGAACGCCGCGACCGCCTCCGCCAGGTGCCCCGTCCGCTCCAGCGCGATGCCCAGGTTGTTCTGGAACACCGCCACATCCGGCCGCAGCTCCGTCGCCCGCGCCAGCGGCGGCAGCGCCTCCTCGTAGCGCCCCTCACGGATCATCAGCAGACCCAGGTTGTTCATCGTCCACGCATCGCGATGGTCCAGCACCAGCGCGCGCCGGTAAGCGGACACCGCTTCCACCACCATCCCCAGGTCCGAGTACGCGTTCCCCAGCACCCGCCAGCCCTGACCGGACTCCGGCTCCAGCGCCACCACCTTCTCCACGTAGTCCAGCGCGTCGGACGGCTTGCCCCGCTCCAGCAGCACCCGGGCGAGGTTCAGCAGGGCCTTCGTGTGGGTCGAGTCCACCTCCAGCGTGCGCCGCAACGCCGCCTCCGCGCCGGCGTGGTCCCCCGCACGCCACAGCGAGATCCCCTGCATGTAGTGCCCCCAGGGATTCTCCGGCCGCCGCCGGGTGTACGCCTCGAACAGCAACGCCGCCTCGGCGTAGTCCCCCCGCCGGAACACCGCCTCCGCGTCGCCGAACGTCACGTTCTCCGGCAGCCGCCGCTCCGGCACCGGCTCCGCCAGCGGCCGGGGATCGGAGACCAGCACCGTGGAGCCCGGCTCCACGCCCGGCGCCGACGCCGCCGCCACCGTCCGCTCGCCGTGTGACGCGGAGCCACCCACGTGCGCCCGATCCTTGCGCTGCACGTCGCACGCGACGATCCCCGCCGCAACCAGCACCCCGTAGACCACCAGCGCCCGCTTCGTCCTGACGTTCCCTCGCTTGACCATCATGGTTCCCTCCTCGTGAAGTGCGCCGTCACCGGCGCGGTCCCTTGGGTGGTCGGCCCGGGAGGAGGGCAAGCGGGCCGCCAGGGGGAGGAGCATCGAGGAGCGATCGGCACAAGTCGTTGGTTGGCAATCCGTTGCGATGGGTACCCAGGCCCCGGGACCCCGTCCACGCCACCCCCGATCGTGGACCCGCGGACACGCCCGGCGGAGGGCGGTCGTGTACGGCGGGACACGTGCCCTCTGCCCCCAAGAACGAACCGGCCCGCCCTCGTGGAGAGAGCGGGCCGGTTCTCCGGGCGGACCCGGGCACCCGTGCGGGCGCCAACGCCGCTACTGGTCGCGGAAGAGACGCTCCGGCACCGACCCGGACAGGATCGTGTGCGGCGACATCCCCCGCGCCCCGACCTTGGGCTGGAGCGTCAGCCGCAGGCTCTCGAAGTCCTGCCAGGGCCGGCCGAGCTGGCTCTGCTCGATGTAGAAGCCCGCCTTCAGGATCTCGCCGGTCGTCACGACGGGGAACGAATCGTCCACGTCGGCGTCCCGCAGAGAAGCCAGCTCCGGCGGCGGCGTGGCCAGCGGGCCGAGCTCCACCGGCTCACCCGACACCGGCACGAGCCAGACCGCGTAGTAGTAGCCCACCGGCGGCCGGCGCAGGTTCTGGAACGAGATGCCCAGCCGGTGCGCCCAGAAGGAGCCCTTCGCGCCGCCGGTCGCCTCGAAGATGCGCGGCGAGCCGGGGTTGGCGAACTCGAGGGTCCCGAACTGGAGCGGCCCCTCGACCAGGGCGTCATCGTCCGGGTCCGGCGTGCCGCGGTCGTCCAGGTACTGCGTCCAGAACGGCGCGGCGTCGGTCGGCTGAGCCTCGCCCGGCACGATCAGCACGTGGGTGAAGTCGCGCGCGGCGACGTCCCCCAGCGTGTGCGACCCGATCACGAAGTGGTGCCGCTCGTTCGCCGCCTCGGGGTTGAAGGTCGAGGTGCGCACCGGCGGCTGCGGGTCGTCGCCGTAGATCGGGTTGCCCGACTCATCGGTACCCACCTGCACGCGGCGGATGCGCGTGTACTCCGCCGTCGCCGGGGCGAGCTTGCCCGAGGCCGCATCGAACAGCCAGAGGCTGTACTGCGCGTTGGCCAGCGGCGCGAGCGACGTGGCGGTGATCTCGAGGCCGCTCACCCGCGCCTGGACGCCCGGCACATCGAGCAGGGCGAGCCGGTCCTCGAAGAGCGGGAACGGCGCGAACGCGTTGGGGATCGGCTTGCCGTCCAGGTCCAGGTCGACGCCGATCTGGATGCGGATCACCGGCGGCCCGAGGTTCGGCGGCTCGCCCTTGTACACCACCACGTAGTTGTACTGGTGCTCCGGGATACCGCCCGTCACGTCCATCGTGTTCGGGACGACGATGGACGAGTCGGGCACCGGCGGCGCGGTCTTCTTCTCGTACCACCGCCACGGCGTGCCCATGCAGAAGTCGGCGGTGCCCACGCCGGAGCTGTTGGCGGTGAACGCGCCGAGGTACCACGGGTTGGGGAGCGGGTCCGGGACGGGCTCCGCCTGGCAGCCCGCGTTGTCGGTCCACGTGTAATCGTTGTCCGGGTATCCGCCCGGCGAGCCGCCCAGCGGGACAAGCTCGTCCGGCTCGGTCACGGTGCCGTACAGGATCATTTCGAGGTGGTCGACGAGGCCGTTGACCTTCGTCGCCAGCCGCTCGAGCGCGAACGTGTACCGTGCGCCGGGCTCCATTCCGTTCCAGCGCATGTAGAGGTCCCACATGTTCGCGCCCCAGTATTCCGGCCCCATGATCCGCGCGAACGCGGTGCTCACCGCGGACGGGTCCGGCAGCGGCGCGAGCGCCGGGAGCCGCGGGTCCTGCCCCGCGATCCGTGTGCCGGCGTGCACCTCGTAGCGGAGGACCGACGGGTTGTAGAGCGCGTCGATGCCCGACCTCCGGAACGCGTCCGGGTCACTCACGTCCGCGACCAGCTCGAAGCTCGTGATCGTGGACACGCCCGAGGGGAAGCCGCCCGCGTCCTTGAGGTCGAGCAGGAAGTCGTCCGAGTCGCCGTCCAGCGGCTCGTTCGGCCCGACGTAGCGGTCCTGCTCGCACGCCGCGAGCATCGCAGCGAGGCCGATCGTGGCGATAAGCCTGCGGTCGAAGCGCATCACAGTCCCTATCTCCGTTGCCTACGCGGGACGAAACTGAACG
This region includes:
- a CDS encoding GntR family transcriptional regulator — encoded protein: MPDPRDPIVQRLSRRLAAGGGEPVAHLIVEELWESVVMGWLPTGARLPTARQLAIALSVSPRSVERAYAELERRGVIRTRPGEGTFVRLDPPSAEEQERRRAFAALCREVVARTRELGFSLDDLLDALAEYRTVAGREMDGPEP
- a CDS encoding peptidase, coding for MVPAPTKRRDVAQTGLQPARGGSPNDTRYPLPAIAAGLLGGGAVLGGLAALGLALPIAGVAAAIAGLLLGSSIKYADQWEKAVVLRLGRYKGLRGPGLFFVIPVVDRVGYHIDQRIRTTAFGAESCLTRDTVPVDVDAIAFWVVYDAERAALEVQDYEQAVILAAQTALRDAIGKHDLAELIQSRKELGRGLQEALDRKMHDWGIQVQSVEIRDVVIPQALEEAMSRQAQAERERQARIILGTAETEIASKFVEAAERYSANPVALNLRAMNMLYESIVKRGSLMVVPSGLADSLNLPGILGMAGAAGFRPESAEEETKAVAGREG